A section of the Erwinia sp. E602 genome encodes:
- a CDS encoding DUF1460 domain-containing protein: MKKTAVLLLSLGLTAVVSCRSAQPAFQTEMDSATAQKVNTLLRTVTIPGRNKSHGERVRDLSAAFLGTPYQADTLKGSALTPEVLVANFNGVDCYTLIDYVEALTRATSADNFLTRLIRVRYVNDKVSYLSRKHFFTDWYAISPHNAEDITRSLSPAAIAVEKTLNRKADGGEYIAGLGSVPRTIAYLPGNAISQQVLDKLHTGDYVGVYSPLAGLDVSHTGIVIKRDGQVWYRNASSLSRNMRVVDTPFLEYMAKKPGIVVLRVN, from the coding sequence ATGAAAAAAACGGCTGTTTTACTGCTGTCGCTGGGCCTGACAGCGGTGGTTTCATGCCGGTCAGCGCAGCCCGCGTTTCAGACCGAGATGGACAGCGCTACCGCGCAGAAGGTGAACACCCTGCTGCGTACGGTGACGATCCCCGGACGGAACAAAAGCCACGGCGAACGGGTGCGCGACCTGTCGGCGGCCTTTCTCGGTACGCCGTATCAGGCCGACACGCTGAAGGGCTCTGCGTTAACCCCGGAAGTGCTGGTGGCAAATTTTAACGGCGTCGACTGCTATACGCTGATTGATTACGTCGAGGCACTGACGCGCGCAACCAGCGCGGATAACTTCCTGACCCGGCTCATCCGCGTGCGCTACGTCAACGATAAGGTCAGCTACCTGAGCAGAAAACATTTCTTCACCGACTGGTATGCCATCAGCCCGCACAACGCTGAGGATATCACCCGCAGCCTGAGTCCTGCGGCGATCGCGGTTGAAAAGACGCTGAACCGCAAAGCCGACGGCGGTGAATACATTGCCGGGCTGGGCAGCGTGCCGCGGACGATCGCCTACCTTCCCGGTAACGCCATCAGCCAGCAGGTCCTCGATAAGCTGCACACCGGCGATTACGTTGGCGTTTATTCTCCGCTGGCCGGTCTGGACGTCTCCCACACCGGGATCGTGATCAAACGGGATGGCCAGGTGTGGTACCGCAACGCCTCATCGCTGTCGCGTAATATGCGGGTGGTCGATACGCCATTTCTGGAATATATGGCGAAAAAGCCCGGCATCGTGGTGCTGCGGGTGAATTAG
- a CDS encoding DMT family transporter, translating into MIAAILWGTTGTAATFAPEVSPLAVGAVAMGFGGLLQCLIALRPVVAQRRKILAQRRYLPIGALAVAIYPLAFYASMNLAGVAVGTVISIGSAPLLSALLEYFFDRQRLSRRWMCGAAVGVAGMVLLTLAESGHATAGAERPHALAGILLGLVAGLTYALYSWSARQMMQKGVSGPAAMGSTFGAGGLLLMPVLLLTGAPLLQSWSNAAVGIYMALVPMFIGYLCYGYGLARIRASTATTITLLEPVVAALLAVTLVGETLPASGWAGMALIVICLAIITLPAGLFSGRRVRPDREPV; encoded by the coding sequence CTGATTGCCGCCATTCTGTGGGGAACCACCGGTACGGCCGCGACCTTTGCGCCGGAGGTCAGTCCGCTCGCCGTCGGCGCGGTGGCGATGGGCTTCGGCGGTTTACTGCAGTGCCTGATTGCCCTGCGGCCGGTGGTGGCGCAGCGGCGTAAAATTCTGGCCCAGCGCCGTTATCTGCCGATCGGTGCGCTGGCCGTGGCGATCTACCCGCTGGCGTTTTATGCCTCGATGAACCTGGCCGGGGTAGCGGTGGGCACGGTGATTTCCATCGGCTCTGCGCCGCTGTTATCGGCACTGCTTGAGTACTTTTTTGACCGGCAGCGCTTAAGCCGCCGCTGGATGTGCGGTGCCGCCGTGGGCGTGGCCGGAATGGTGCTGCTGACGCTGGCGGAGAGCGGCCATGCCACCGCCGGCGCAGAACGCCCACACGCGCTGGCCGGTATTCTGCTGGGGCTGGTGGCCGGCTTAACCTATGCTCTCTACTCCTGGTCGGCCCGGCAGATGATGCAGAAGGGGGTCAGCGGCCCGGCCGCGATGGGATCGACCTTTGGCGCAGGTGGCCTGCTGCTGATGCCGGTGCTGCTGCTGACCGGAGCACCGCTGCTGCAGTCGTGGAGCAATGCTGCGGTGGGGATCTATATGGCGCTGGTGCCGATGTTTATCGGCTATCTCTGCTACGGCTATGGCTTAGCCCGCATCCGCGCCAGCACCGCCACCACCATCACCCTGCTGGAACCGGTGGTGGCCGCGCTGCTGGCCGTAACGCTGGTGGGCGAGACGCTGCCGGCCAGCGGCTGGGCCGGGATGGCGCTGATTGTGATCTGCCTGGCGATTATTACGCTGCCTGCGGGACTGTTTTCGGGGCGGCGCGTGCGGCCTGATCGTGAACCGGTCTGA
- a CDS encoding H-NS family nucleoid-associated regulatory protein: MSETLKVLNNIRTLRAQAREISLAELEEMLEKLEAVVNERREADAAIASEIKEKEQKLAKYRQMLLEDGIDLSELTAADNTTTKTRAKRAPRPAKYEYTDENGESKSWTGQGRTPAVIKQALDAGKKLEDFLIK; encoded by the coding sequence ATGAGCGAAACGCTGAAAGTATTAAATAACATTCGCACCCTGCGTGCGCAGGCTCGTGAAATTTCTTTAGCTGAGCTCGAAGAGATGCTGGAGAAACTGGAAGCGGTAGTGAACGAAAGACGTGAAGCAGATGCCGCTATCGCCTCTGAGATTAAAGAAAAAGAACAGAAACTGGCAAAATACCGCCAGATGCTGCTGGAAGATGGTATCGACCTGAGCGAACTGACCGCTGCAGATAATACCACTACCAAGACCCGTGCCAAGCGTGCACCGCGTCCGGCTAAGTATGAATATACTGACGAAAACGGCGAATCCAAATCCTGGACCGGCCAGGGCCGTACCCCGGCGGTAATTAAGCAGGCGCTGGACGCAGGCAAAAAACTTGAAGATTTCCTGATCAAGTAA
- a CDS encoding TetR/AcrR family transcriptional regulator, translating to MTPDRESAHDKLLRAAQVLFYAHGISSTGIDAIIKRAGVAKKSLYNNFSSKDALIAAYLQVRHQEWLDFYQRRVAQAATPREKVIAVFAAYGDHAEFAYEHGFRGCGLLNAAAEFPADSAGRREVRKHKEQVEAILVTHLAELANPQGRDIALLARHFSFLLEGSICRAGLEGNSACITQACAMAQQLMEAL from the coding sequence ATGACCCCCGACCGCGAAAGCGCCCACGATAAGCTGCTCCGCGCCGCGCAGGTGCTGTTTTACGCCCATGGCATCAGCAGTACCGGCATTGATGCCATTATTAAGCGCGCAGGCGTGGCAAAGAAGAGCCTCTACAATAACTTCAGCTCCAAGGATGCGCTGATTGCCGCCTATCTGCAGGTGCGCCATCAGGAGTGGCTTGACTTCTACCAGCGGCGGGTGGCACAGGCGGCCACGCCGCGTGAGAAGGTGATCGCGGTATTTGCTGCCTACGGCGATCACGCCGAATTCGCCTATGAGCACGGCTTTCGCGGCTGCGGCCTGCTAAATGCCGCCGCCGAATTCCCGGCCGATTCCGCGGGGCGTCGTGAAGTGCGCAAGCATAAAGAGCAGGTTGAAGCGATCCTGGTTACTCACCTTGCAGAACTGGCTAATCCGCAGGGCAGGGATATTGCGCTGCTGGCGAGGCATTTTTCCTTCCTGCTGGAGGGCAGCATTTGCCGCGCCGGGCTGGAGGGCAACAGCGCCTGTATCACTCAGGCCTGTGCGATGGCGCAGCAGTTAATGGAGGCACTGTGA
- a CDS encoding DMT family transporter yields MLVAGTTGWLVIASGQDALTAVFYRCLFGAVAMALVCFTLPGSWQVRITLHQWLLVVAGGIALVLNWVLLFTAYASASVSVATVTYHTQPFMLTALSALLFREKISRQAALWLGVAFAGVVLIVSGGQPVRSGGEHYLSGVLLALGAAFCYSLVAIVARSVKHISPQKLVLIQLITGTLLLLPFMTPIEAENPVKVWSLLLILGVVHTALMSTLLYAGIGKLSGSLVAALSFIYPVVTIVVDWLVFAHRLTLGQFCGALIILIATAASYRLRNNASRRA; encoded by the coding sequence ATGCTGGTCGCCGGTACCACCGGCTGGCTGGTAATCGCTTCCGGGCAGGATGCGTTAACCGCCGTTTTTTACCGCTGCCTGTTTGGCGCAGTGGCGATGGCGCTGGTCTGTTTTACCCTGCCCGGATCGTGGCAAGTGAGAATAACCCTGCATCAGTGGCTGCTGGTTGTCGCTGGCGGTATCGCACTGGTTTTAAACTGGGTGTTACTGTTTACAGCGTACGCGTCGGCTTCGGTCAGTGTCGCAACCGTGACCTACCACACTCAGCCTTTTATGCTGACTGCGCTGAGTGCGCTGTTGTTTCGCGAAAAAATCTCCCGGCAGGCGGCTTTGTGGCTGGGGGTGGCGTTCGCGGGTGTCGTACTGATCGTCAGCGGAGGGCAGCCCGTCCGGTCAGGCGGGGAGCATTATCTCTCCGGGGTGCTGCTGGCGCTGGGTGCCGCGTTCTGTTACTCGCTGGTTGCGATTGTGGCCCGTAGCGTAAAGCATATCTCCCCCCAAAAGCTGGTCCTCATCCAGCTGATTACCGGGACGCTGCTGTTACTGCCTTTTATGACACCGATTGAGGCAGAAAACCCGGTTAAGGTATGGTCGCTGCTGTTAATACTGGGTGTGGTACATACTGCGCTGATGTCGACCTTGCTTTATGCGGGGATCGGTAAACTTAGCGGCAGCCTGGTGGCCGCGCTCTCATTTATTTATCCGGTGGTCACTATCGTTGTAGACTGGCTGGTCTTTGCCCACCGCCTTACGTTAGGGCAGTTCTGCGGCGCACTCATCATCCTTATTGCCACTGCGGCCAGCTACCGGTTAAGAAATAACGCGAGCAGGAGAGCGTAA
- a CDS encoding helix-turn-helix domain-containing protein, translated as MSDLTPPESAAGSPILLLAQALRRERERLAVSVTELAKRAGIAKSTLSQLENGIGNPGLETLWALAMALNVPVSRLIAQPRQPVQVIRVGEGTPLVSGQANYLATLLATCPPGAQRDIYRLQVQPGEPKISAAHQPGTLEHVILSSGRARVGPLEGWVELTAGDYISYPADEPHLFEALEENTTAVMLIEQG; from the coding sequence ATGAGTGATTTAACCCCGCCTGAATCTGCGGCAGGCTCACCCATACTGCTGCTGGCACAGGCGCTGCGCCGTGAACGGGAGCGGCTGGCGGTCAGCGTGACCGAGCTGGCAAAACGCGCGGGCATTGCCAAATCCACGCTTTCACAGCTGGAGAACGGCATTGGCAATCCGGGACTGGAAACCCTGTGGGCGCTGGCGATGGCGCTGAACGTGCCGGTCAGTCGCCTGATCGCCCAGCCGCGACAGCCGGTGCAGGTGATACGCGTCGGGGAGGGCACGCCGCTGGTCTCCGGCCAGGCAAACTATCTGGCCACGCTGCTGGCTACCTGCCCACCGGGGGCACAGCGTGATATTTATCGCCTGCAGGTGCAGCCGGGTGAACCGAAGATTTCTGCCGCGCATCAGCCCGGCACGCTGGAGCATGTGATCCTCAGCAGTGGCCGGGCGAGGGTGGGGCCGCTGGAGGGCTGGGTGGAACTGACCGCCGGTGATTACATCAGCTACCCGGCTGATGAACCGCACCTGTTTGAGGCGCTGGAGGAGAACACCACGGCGGTGATGCTGATTGAACAGGGATAA